The genomic stretch attattaaattaaaatagtaaaaacaGTGTGATTCAAAATTAAATCAGGTAATTCAAAACTGTGCGGCACCAGAATAAAAACAGTGTGATTGGCTCAAAAATCAACTATAAAGGTCAGTAATGCGTAAACATATTTGTTCTTATAGCTACTTTATCCAAAAACGAAGAATTTTTCCAAACCGACCATCCCCAACCCAAATACACATAACACTGTCTGATCTCTGAAGATACTATGTATGGCCAATTCCTATATACCTAGCTTCTCTTGATGAGAATCCAAATGTCAAAACGCTGAAAGAGTAAACATGCCAGTAACCTAAGATCAGAAGAAGTCTCCCAAGTCTTTACAATGAAAGCTACTACGACAAGGTTCCCATCTCCAAGTTTTTAAGCTTTAGCTTCAGGTGCAGAACTAGGACTGCCATCCACCTTTTCTTTTGTGTCAGCTTCATTATCAATTGATGTTTGTCCTGTTACCTCATCTTCGGTGTCGCTCTCATCATCTGAAAAGAAATCAATCATAATTCCGACATCAACAACTAACCCTTGACCCAAAGTGGAATCAGCAACATAAAACAAACAATCTCATGATGTCCTATGTTTAAAAAAAGACCAATTACaccaaaccataaaccaatttgaAGGCAATACAAGAGATAGACAAACGCAGTAATCACGAAAACAACAGTGAGCTTGCCACCACCAATTTCATGGGGTTTAAACCGGTTTAGCAAGATATTCTTACCATCAGCATTGTTGGTCGCCTCGGTATCCAGTTCCTCACCTCCACCCAAGCTCAATTTCTGGATAACAATTTAATAAGCGAGTTAGAAACTCGTCAAAACAGGAAAAAAAAAGTACTATAGTAATAAACTATCTTGAGTTATGATACGTACAGATAAATCGAAGTTGCCAAAGTCCATATCGGCTCCCACTGAAAGACAATATGCAAATGAGAACACTggcagaaaattaaaaaaaaatgaactcgAATCCTGAGAAAttttagcagaatcacttactTTTACCGTCTTCGTCCACCTCGTCATCTTCATCCACCCACTTATCCCAATCAACTTTCAAAAAGGCAGGAGGTTTCCCTCCTTGCTTCAACAATCTGTCCCACCATTTGTCCTCAGCCTTTGCCACTAAGTAGAAGATATTTCTCGAGCCGACACTAACCTTGCTATTCTGAAAAGAAAGATGAATACAAAATTAATACACAATTGTGTAAAGATATGACTATCAGAACAATTATAGGAATAGGTACTTCTTACATTTACATCAACCTTGTCAAACAGGTCAATGTCAATTTCATAAGGTATCTTTTCTGCGCCAGTGGTCGCAGAGAAGTAAAACTTTCCTTCTGGCTCCAGTTTCAGCTTCACATCCTGGGCATCAGGCAACTCCACAGTTATGTATACCTCATCAGATCTCTGAGCCCACTTGACAGGAGGATGGCGGCTgcattttaaaatatcaaaggAATTTAGGGACCTGAAATGCTAATTTTCAATCAGTATAGTGATCCCAAGGCCCCCGCTGCCACAAGAACACATGATATGCAGGTTTTCACACAATATACAAGTATCAAATGCCAATAACAGAGCACCAACAAGAGATCACTTGGTCAATACAGCATTGATACAGTAGCTGTAAAAACAGTCATACAAAATTGCACCAATACTGAAAATATTCAATACAATCACAAAATTGTGAAGCAAAACTATAAAACATGATAGCACTCAAGtgtgaaaagaaaatagaaacatGCTGATCAACATTTAGGTCAGAAATTCTACTCCGAAACAACATTGATTTTAGATTTTCCCCTGATTATATAATTCACCACCACTCTGCCAGATAATTAATTTGCAACACCAACTATATAGCTGAAAGttcaaataaaaggaaaatcAAAGTTATGATAGAACTGTAAACATCTTCAGGATACCTTTTGTTAAAACAAAAACTGAAAACAGTGCAAAATAACAATTTTACTATGATACATGGCGAGCAAACAAAAATAGCATTCAAGTAAAAGTGATCCTGGTTTTAAAATGAAATCAACAAAAAGGAAAATGGTGAGTGTGAAGGTAACCTATACCCTAAAATCAACTGATGAACACCACAAACAATCTGCACGacgatttaaaataaaaataaaaattcaaaggTTGCATTCTCTCCAGCTAAACCCCCCTAAAAccctaaatttattttttaagaaacgATAAGGTGGGAGGAGGGGAAAAAAACACAAGTTGATAACAATAATAAAGGATGAAGATAGCATAGATGAATGAAGCAAACAGagcatatgtatatataaatatatataaattgataaatgTTGTTTTTCAAGCACTTTCTCGGAAACCAAACAACATGAAGAGAAGAAAATGAACCTCATGTTTGATTTTTGTGTGGAAAATATAGAGGCAGAGCTCAAGAGAGTGACAGTGGGTTTTTCTCAGCGAGCAGAGTAGAAGGGTTGATTACAATTCTGTGTTTTTTGCGGCAATGCTTCATTCATATAGCACCAATATCTCAATACTAATTAAAATCacaactttaaaatttaaaatgaggaaATCCGGTTAATCCTTATCTAATATGATAGTTCCAAAGGTAAactattcaaattcaaatgTTATAAAAAACTAGGGATTtggatattttaaattttaaattttattttaaaaaataaagtatgatcttttactatttattttataagtaagattaaaaaaaaaatatcagaaaaaaattattaaaggaTAAGAGATTACACTTtaacctctaaaataaaaattaaaaattttaaaaattcaaactaaaaaaCTAAACACCAAAAAATggtataaaaaacaaaaataattttaaaaaatacaaatgataaataaattttttaaatattttaaaatataataaaaatagtaagatattataaatacattttaaaaacatattttaaaaatgaaaatttaatattgttagaatataattaggatcaattatgatcaattagtattatttagtatatctgaatatttattatagaatattacgtctttattattacgattctctTAGTACCTATAAATACTCTTCTATATTGTATCATTGCACACAACTTGAGTAGACAACTTGAATACACTTAATAACACACAAGTCTTTCTCCAGTctagtctcttgtttctaacaaaTACAATTATTTACAAGTATTTTATGAACAttcagtcaggagggtggatgagatagaagatggacaaagggcgaaagacagaggaagacctaagaagaccatcaaTGAAGTGGTCAAatgagatctacatgtaaacggtctctctgtagacatgatacatgacagagcacaatggcatcatttgattcatgtagccgaccccacttagtgggacaagactttgttgttgttgtattttattcttaaaatttgatcATTTATGCTAAccgaatatattttaaaaacttaaaaattaaattttattttgattttttgtctACACTTCTTAAATAGTTATTTAAATGTTTACacaaaattttagatcaaataaataaattctttactacttataaatttaaattatattattttattatttttatcatatttttaaattatttagagacttatttatggttaatatcttttaaaaaaattttgtcaaagagataaattttcaAATACAATTTATTAGCTTACCCTAAATAAATTTAAGAGACAAATAGGCCTTCATATTTTTTGCAAAATGCATTCATTTCATGATCTTAACACCCAAATAATAGAAAGTCTAAATGTCCCTTTTATTTCTCTCCGTTTCTCCTATTTTGGTAgtttaacaaaaacaaaaaaaaaactcaagggccaaaatttattgtttttaactTAACACTTTTAACTATCGACCCAATATCTTTAGTCCAACAATCTAATAACATACTTTTAACCACACTTTGAAACATTATTAACTAACTactagtaaaaaataataaattttgctaaacctttagcttttttttttttttaacaattcgAAGGTTGCAAATTGGAGCATACATGGCTAATAGTAATACATCATACATGTTACTTTAATCCACacttttaatagaaaaaataaatcaGTATAACAAATAAATATCGGCAGAAAAAAAATGGCACTCTTTCAGCAACTTACATCTCAAAAAATTCTAAATACATCATAATTAACAATCCGGGTTATGAAAACGTTCCTCACCATATCATAGTCTATGCTACACAAGGAGGCTCGGCAAAAACGCTATCTGAGACAATATGAACTGAGAAACATTGTAATTTGTCAAGCCACCAAACACCATTGAGCTCCAACCAACTTTGGAAATGTCCACAATAAAAGCTTCTGATATACATATCATCCGAAAGCATTTGCCGGCGTAGGGAAAAGGAAACCAGTCCCATCGGATGCGAGGGCTTTGACACTTAACTAGTCCTTTGCCGGCCTTGCTTCAAGGCCCCCTTCCGGCCGTTTTACAAGAGTGAAAGGCATGTATGTGCCAAGAAGCATGTCCCATAAGGGAAAGAACGGTTGCGAATAGTTGTATTTCAGGCCTTGTAGTTGATGGTGAATGTCATGATATGCTGTATTATTCTGGAAAAATAAATGGAAGATGTTGCCAGGTAACCAGAGTCCACAGTGGTCATCGACAGTTTTCACCACAGCAAAGCAGAAGAATGTGACTGCTGTTCTTGAAGTCATCCCGGAGGCAAGAAAGGAGATGGCTCCACCGACGGTGTCAAGTAGAAGGCCCTCAAGTGGGTGATTGTAAAGTGCGCCTATTGCATAAGGGACAACCAGCCTATGATGCTGCGAGTGGATATGGCGATATAGAAACTTGTTCTGATGCATGTAGCGGTGCACAAAGTACTGCCATGTATCCATGACAAGCATCGCTGTAATGATCTGAAAAACTTGCTTGGGAATAGAAGGCTGCACCGTAGCTTCAGGTGTGTTCGAGGTTGTGGTCAACTACAGAATCAAAGCAAACATGTTAGCATTTGACAATGCTAAAGTAGTAGTAAAACAATGATGATAACAACTAAGTTATTTTCTCCTAAGGTAGGATTGTTTGCATTATAAAACAATGCCATTTTAACACTAGTCCTGGGTCCATGGCAAAGCCAATAAAACAACCAAACCTTATTTACACCAATTATATAAATCATATATCTACGAAAATTCGAATGATGTGAATTACAGACTTGGTTTCTCAGGACCAATAAAAACTTCAAAATTAAGATCGACCTTGTTGACTGGACTGGAAGACTAGTAAGTAAGCAATCTTGTTTATGTCATGCTTGTAAAAAGCAGTTATCAACCCGCATCATAGTTTGGTTATTCGATACAGTTGTACTTTCCATTTGAATAGATCAAAAGGAAAATTGAACACATCTCAAagttcaaataaataaattcccTTCTCCACATGGTCAACTAATCTAATAATAGAAAGTGCATCAGTAAACTCAAAACTAACCAGATTCCCAAATGGCAAGTAAATAAAGTGTGTTGTAAGCTCAACTAATTTTGTCTTGTTCACTACAAAACATCTGACTACCAACTACCATCAAGCTCAGAAACATGTTGAAACTCCCTTATTTTATGGCAGTGTGTTGTTTTGCAGTTTGGTTGGAGTGTATCTTTTGATCCTTGCATCTATTAGATATTGGTACTTAAGGCTAAGATTGTGAGATTTATTGGAGATCAAAGGGACTGGATGATTATAGAACAAACAGAAAGGGAAGGAGGGGGAGTGAAGTGGATCAAGCTATGCTATGTTGGAGAGTTTGAGTGCCACTTTTTAGTGATAGGATCCACTCCCTCCATTATTCTTCGTAGTTCATCCAACTACAGCTCAGGTGTTTTCCCTTTGGATCTCAGCTCATTTTGTATTCCATCTTTCAGTttaggtgaaaactcaggtgaagtttactttacgtgaagttgatatctgaAAGTCGTttgatgaaaatttagtcaaatcaatcaaatcatctaacggctcttagatatcaacttcacgtgaagtcgactgcacctttAGTTTATTGTgtacattaattttttatcttccCCAGAAATGCACCCTCGCCTTCCTTTTTTCTTTGCAGATAATATTATTCTTCAATTATAGCTTTCCGAAGTGATGCCAtatcagtttagagttcatacTATGGGGCCTTAAGCAAAGACCTAAGATAAAATGGGATCACAATGAACAAGGAGTATAGCTTACAACTTATCCTAAAGTATCAAAGACAAATCAAAATAATGGAAAGTGTCTCATTCAAAACATGCTGTTAACTACAAATGTGAAcacaagaaacaagaaaattagacactagaaaAATAACATGAATAAATTGAGCAAATATCATCAATATAAACAACTTCAAATGTAGAATAACTGACCAAGAAGAGAGCAACAATTGCTTGGACAAGCTGCTGAAGAAGAACACCTTTCACAACAGCTCCAAAGGGCACCAAATTCTTTTCCTTGTCTTCTTCTTTAGTATGCAACCGATATTTATCCAAAGATGGAAGTAACTGATAGAAACCAGCATATAACCAATAAACCACAATAGGGGCAAACGTGCCCATCACTTCATCACTCACATAACCTTCCCAGAAAACCATTATTGAGATTTAAAAGCTCCAGTCAACCAATATCAAACaaaaacaacccaacccaacaaacaaactcagcaagtcaacagcAGCATTTTACAGCTAAAGATCTTGAATTTGAAGCTAGTTTCCTTCAAACCCTGcaagaggaagaaaaaaacAAGTGTGAAAACTTcaaatactttatttttttcagataaaggaataaataaataagaaccACAAAAACCAAGCACTGTAGCATGGTTGCTGAAAATAGCCACAACctgaaaatttcaaaaagattgaaaaacctCCCACAAGTTCTAAACAAAGTATAAAACTTTCAATCAATGCATGAGAAACCCATAACAGAATCTTGAACTTGCTTACCAGAAGAACCCAGATAATGAAGACAAGCCCTTCTCCACTATCAGAAGCACATTCGTCGATCAGATCTAGAACCCTAATCTGTTATGCGGATAAACAGCAGTGACAGTTGTGAGATTCCAAAAATCTTcaaagtttgaatttttttaattcaaattttgcaCTGAGGTTTTTGTTGTCTTTCGTTTTTTGACACCGTTCTCTCTCCCACCAAAAGAGAAAGCAAACGTGTTGGGAGACATGAAAATGATTGAcccttttttcattttttttatttatttttattttttcgcaGCTGGAAAGAAAGGAAACTGTGGGCACACGTGTCTTATTCTTATTCATATGATCATAAAACAATCGAATCTCAGCCGTTGAAAGTCATTATTATTTATTCAGTTTCTATTTGTTACCACTTAAGCAggtttattttaaataaaaaataaataaattggtCGTACAGTTATACTATTTTGGATGCAACGACCAGTCACCAGTGTGAGCTGCCCTTTCAAAGAAAATAGTGTCAAGaatttacataaataatattattaattaattaattatattattttttagttaataaaatattattttaattatcaaaatatattattattaaaataatattattataaaaataaattctacttagctctttttaagaaaatattattGACTTGCATAAAGActatatacataattttaaagATAATCCAAGTTGTATGTCTAAAAAAGATAccaattaaaaaaacaaatattaattagaaaaaaGGTATCAATTAGAAAAACATTTAATATTAATGAAATTAtgcattttttatgttttttatacaagttactatttaaattaatttttgaaattatactcatttgattttaattttgatttatttgatttGGTCTCTCAACTTAACATTTATAATTTGTATTAGTTTTTAGTCTTATTTTTGTCGCAAAACCGTCAACGAAGTACTAAAATGGATTGAGAAGTACTTCATTAgcttttttaaacaattaaaactatttttatttttatctcaatTTGTTTTTTACCAAACATTTAAAACTCTTATTTTAACTAAATTGAAGTAAAAGTTTTAATTAACACATTagataattgataaaaaatataatgtgATATTTATTGATCTATCTGAACATGTCATTAATAATTGtgtgacaaaaataaattattaatgtcaaattaaaaaactaaattgaataaattaaaacttttaaaattagattaaagcataaatataattttagagACTAATTTCTTTTATATTCTATTCCTCACAACTTTGCATAAAGCATAATAGAGTACTTGCATATAATTATCCATTTGGAATTAGTCTAATTTACCCTTTCTTCAAATTGATTtgaatattatataattatagttTTTTTGTCAGATAGAGATTAGATAATCTGAATGTAACATATTAAGAGATACGTAAATAATCATTTGAACTAAATCTCAGCTGCAGCATATAATTATAGTTGTTTTTATGTGTTAATGATAAGCCtgttaatataatttaaattgtcCCCAACTCATAAAGTTTGTAACATCTTTTATTccttattttgtattttaaaattatttctaattaaaCGGACAAAATTATCGCATAAAACTAAAAGtagaattaaaatatattttagatattgagaatttgagataaaaaaatattttttaaattttttataaatattaaagacaaaaatattattttaaaattaaagattaagGTGAATCTTTAGGTTTGTTAcatgattttaattttgtggGAAAAACAACAAGTATATTAGCTTGTCAATGAGGAACTACTGAATTTGagaataaaagataattataaattttaattcatctttttaattatgttcttaatttttaaataaattttttttattattattttgatatttaaaaaattaacatatatatttaatttttgttcatttaaatactaaaaaataaattaaaacttttttatcattatttagAGAATAAGCATCCGAAGAACGCGTCCAGCGTGCCCCACAGAAATTTAATCAAGTGTTCTATGCACgcaacatttttttattttcacttcTGTGAACCATAATCTTACGTGCTAAGATAGCGTCTAATTGTTATTTGTTAATTTATGTAATAACACCATAGTCAAAAGCAAAATGCATGTTCACTGTACTGAAGAAGGACGTGATGCTTCCTCCAATCAAGCATCCATTTAAACTATGAAATAATGGAAAAGATCATGATTCATGAGTACTACACTTGTTACAACAAAACACTGCAAAATTGAAACTTCTAATCATATTTTAATGATTATTCACagtctattattattttttctttcatgagtacaacaacaataataataataaatcatttCTCTGGTAAATACATGTAGGGGTACACATGGGCCGAGTAAAGCTGGGTTTGATGGGACCCAGACCCAACCCGAAATATACACCGGGTCTATTTATTAGATCCGAACCCgaccctagacccgatgaaaccaATACACTTTTGGGCCACAATTATACCGGGTGAAAACTGGGCCGGTAACATTACATTACGTTGATACCTTCTTGTAAGCTAGAatgtaaaaatatccaaatttccaaGACTCCAATCATTATTtaacatggtaaaattcacttaaaaaaatataacaagaatcaacccttctttaaaattaaagcataaccacaatcaatactaaagcaaaaccacaatcaatactaatattgtctaataatatcaaatatttaaatcaatacaaataacacaatattatgcattagcCTAAAGTCTTATTCattctaaacataaaacattaacttatagtcttataatgactaataacacaaaatattaaggtttacaatacttaaattccacataaaAATAGTCATGATCCATCActactaataacacaaaatattaattatgtatGATGGCCGGGCCACCAGGCCGACTTCGGGTGACCCGAGCTATGGCccggacccgacccgaaataatgaccgggtctatttttAGTCTCtttaaagattaaaaaataaattactgtTATCCACTTATCCATTGAAGTAGAATATTGTGTACTTGCCAACACAACTTGTGAACTTCAATAAATATTGAATGTGTTACAATTTTACGCATCTCTCCTATCTGCCCATCAGTTTTATATTGTGATAATCAGAGTGCTCTTCATATCGCTGTTAACCTAGTTTTTCATGAACGGACAAAACATTTAGAGGTTGATTGTCATTTTGTTCGACAAAAAAGTTCAAGTTGGAGTGATAAAACTTCTTCCTATTTCCTCTCCTGGACAGCTAGCTGACATCTTCACCAAGTCTTTGTCTTTTCAACCATTCCATCTTAATCTCAATAAATTTAGTGTTCTTGACATCTTTCATTCTCTAGCTTTCGAGGTGTATTAAACTATTATTCCACCTTAGCTCatgataacaataaaaaaagtcTCATGACATACAAATTCAAGTCAACAGAATACATAAATTCAATTAGCatttattatcttatcttatttttatattatcttcttatattatcttatcttatctttattctTATCTTTAGTAGACAATgttctatatatatttagttttacctttataattcaatcaatcaacatacaataaaatttttcatttttttctaattttatcaaaatacaGTGATtatatactaatctaataattaattatatattttaaaaaatatagcaATTCCTTGCAGTGTAGTGATCttggataataataatatatcaaatttttctaaaataaaaagtCAATCATCGAatgaaaaaatactaattattattaaattaaaatagtaaaatttaCGCAAAACATAAGTTgtaaaatcaataataataataataataataataataataataataataataataattaaattttcacttttttttactaattttttaattttaaataatttttttaactaatatgAGTAGCACGGCTTACACGAAAATAATTGAAGGCACGTTACATTACAAAGTAGGATAAGAATTCAACTCCATTCATTGACGTTGACTGTAcaaataatttacttttttaagcaaatcttcaaattaataaattatttttaaatcttaGTAATTAAGCTAGTGCAGATGCATGTAGAATATTTCCGACACTTTGACCGAACATGCCCCCTTTtgccattagaaatttagaataGTAACGAGgattattttttgtcaaataaataaaataaatatcatatttatttatgtatgtaTTTTTAGACCTCcatatttttgcattttttaaatataattaaaatcagtCTAATATCGTAATAGTTTAAACCAGATTAGGTTAAAACATCAATACAATGTAAATTacaattagttaaataaaattatattaaaataaaaaagctcAACCTAATACAACTCAACTCGCAAAGAATCTATACATCATATTGCAACAAACTCTCTAAGTAGCACATATCTACAATTATTGAAGCCACAGATCCAAAGAATAATTCGAAAgaataatatgaaaaatatgaCTAAAAGACAAATAGGTCCCTGACCTTTTAAAATGGGGACATTTTCGTCTCTCAAGATTGAAAAATACATTTCGATCCCCCACGTTTTAAAATGGGAGACAATTATACCCTTCCGTCCGTTTTGGGCCAAAAACGGTAACGGAGCTGGCTGACATGGAGGGGCAGTGAATGACGTGGCCGTTACGGTAGC from Arachis stenosperma cultivar V10309 chromosome 9, arast.V10309.gnm1.PFL2, whole genome shotgun sequence encodes the following:
- the LOC130951104 gene encoding co-chaperone protein p23-1-like isoform X2 → MSRHPPVKWAQRSDEVYITVELPDAQDVKLKLEPEGKFYFSATTGAEKIPYEIDIDLFDKVDVNNSKVSVGSRNIFYLVAKAEDKWWDRLLKQGGKPPAFLKVDWDKWVDEDDEVDEDGKMGADMDFGNFDLSKLSLGGGEELDTEATNNADDDESDTEDEVTGQTSIDNEADTKEKVDGSPSSAPEAKA
- the LOC130947306 gene encoding very-long-chain aldehyde decarbonylase GL1-9-like is translated as MVFWEGYVSDEVMGTFAPIVVYWLYAGFYQLLPSLDKYRLHTKEEDKEKNLVPFGAVVKGVLLQQLVQAIVALFLLTTTSNTPEATVQPSIPKQVFQIITAMLVMDTWQYFVHRYMHQNKFLYRHIHSQHHRLVVPYAIGALYNHPLEGLLLDTVGGAISFLASGMTSRTAVTFFCFAVVKTVDDHCGLWLPGNIFHLFFQNNTAYHDIHHQLQGLKYNYSQPFFPLWDMLLGTYMPFTLVKRPEGGLEARPAKD
- the LOC130951104 gene encoding co-chaperone protein p23-1-like isoform X1; translation: MRSLNSFDILKCSRHPPVKWAQRSDEVYITVELPDAQDVKLKLEPEGKFYFSATTGAEKIPYEIDIDLFDKVDVNNSKVSVGSRNIFYLVAKAEDKWWDRLLKQGGKPPAFLKVDWDKWVDEDDEVDEDGKMGADMDFGNFDLSKLSLGGGEELDTEATNNADDDESDTEDEVTGQTSIDNEADTKEKVDGSPSSAPEAKA